Within the Flavobacteriales bacterium genome, the region GCTGAATCGATGCAATTAAGGGTTGAAAAAATGGTGCAACAGAAAAGTGAATACGAATGTGCTTTGCACATAGATATGCTTAGAACATATATTAACGACACAGCGGATAGAATCAACAAAAATGGTAGAGAAGCACTGAACTCTTTCGCTAGCGGAGACGAACAAAGAGTAATGTTAATGGGGATTAAGCGATTTACAAAAGTTGCACCGTTCAATGCAAAAGATGCAAGAAGAAGAGTTACTGAAAAACTTACGGGGAAAAACAAATATTGCTTTTAGTCTCATATAAAAGGACCTATTGATCAGTATAGACTCTATGCTTTTAATTTAAAGCAGTATTCTGTACCTTGTCGTACTATTAGTAACAAATATCTAGATATTGTTTCAAAAATTATCAAAATACGCTTTAGCGATTGGCTGTGTATCTATCATGGCTTCCGCTTTAATTATCCAAGGATGTAGTTCTTATAAAGGAGGAGCTAAAGGTAAAGATGAAGAAGCAAACTCATCTAAAAACACGATTTATCGTGGAAACGAAGGCAGAACTGGCGAATACGATAGCGTTATTCCTAAAAAACTAAAAGGTCTTAATTGGCAATTCAAAGCTGAAGGTCGTATTGCTACAAGTCCTACGGTAAGTAATGGCGTAATTTATTTTGGTAGCCAGGATAATAATTTATACGCTGTTGATATTGTCACGACTAAAGTTATTTGGAAGTTCCCTACAGCTGGTAAAGTAAATTCCTCGCCAACTGTGGCTAATGGAGTTATTTATTTCGGCAGTCTCGATAGTTATTTATATGCTGTCGAAATCAAAAAAGGAAAACTGAAATGGAAATTTAAATCTGGTGCTGGCATTATTTCTTCTCCTGTAGTATCGGATGAAATGGTTTACTTCGGAAGCTTAGATAACAATATGTATTCTGTAGATGAAAAGACTGGCGACATCAACTGGTTCTATAAAACAAATGGCATAATTGGTATAGGCTCCTCTCCTGCTGTCTCAAACGGATTACTTTATTTTGGCGCCTCAGATAATTACTTTCATGCTCTTAACATGAAGACAGGGAAAAGAGTTTGGAGATACGAAATAGGTGATCTTACAGCATCTACTCCTGCAGTATCAAACGGAAGTGTTTATTTCGCTTCATACAACCACATATTATATTCATTGGAGTCTATGACTGGTGAAGTTCAATGGAAATTCGAAACAGATGATATCGTATTATCTTCACCCAGTACTACCGGAAACACAGTTTTCATAGGCAGCTTTGATAATCATCTTTATGCCGTAGATAGAACTACAGGGAAAATGATTTGGAAAAACAAAACAGCTGGTGACATTGAAGCATCACCTTCTATTGCAGGAGATGTTATTGTATACCAAGATTCTAGAAGCAATGTTTATGCAGCAAATGTATCAGATGGTGAGGTGCTTTGGAATTATGAAACTATTGGAACTGCAGTATCAACAGCAGCCATTTCCGATACATGTATCTATATTGGCTGTAATGAGTCTTTCCTTTATAGTTTAAAATAAGAAGCCGATCCAACAATGAATTTTCTTGATCCGGCTATAGAGAATTTCGCAAAAAAATTTACCACTGAAGAATCAACACTTCTTAAAAAAATAAATCGAGATACGCATGCTAAAATATTAAGGCCTAGAATGCTTTCTGGCCATTTACAAGGGCAGGCTTTGGCTATGTTCAGCAGCATGATAAAGCCAAAATCAATTCTTGAAATCGGTACTTACACAGGCTATTCGGCCATTTGCCTGGTGGAGGGATTACAGGAAAACGGCGTCTTACATACTATAGAATCAAATGAAGAGCTAGAGTCCGTCTTTACTAAATACTTTAAAGAAGCGAATTTACAAGACATGATTAAGTCGTACATCGGTACTGCTTTGGATATAATCCCAACGATTAAAGGTCAGTTTGATCTGATTTTCATTGATGCGGATAAAAGTAATTACTCAAACTACTTTAACATTACCATTGATAAATTAAACGTAGGTGGGTATATAATTGCCGATAATGTACTTTGGAGTGGTAAAGTGATATCGCCAAAAGACGAACTTGATAGCGAGACTCTTGCCATCGTGAATTTTTGTGAACTTGTCGCTAATGATAGCCGCATGGAACAAGTTCTCTTTCCAATAAGAGATGGCCTACTTGTTTGTCGGAAAATTTCAGATTAATATCTTTACCGTTACCTTTATTTTTCTCTGGATAGACAATAAAATTCGTGAAAAACAGAATACTCATTATTACCGCTATTATACTTGTAATAGTCCCTGTTTGTCTATTTACACAATCTATCATGTACAATGCCGATACATTACGAAAGTACGGGCTCAACGAAATAATTCCAGCTACCGACAATCAATGGCAGTTAATCGAAACGTCTAACAATATAATCCAGATTAACACACCCGTTTTCCAAGTAGATACAATAATAAAATCTATGATGGGTAAAACAGAGAAATTGAAATTTCAATTTCAATATGCTGCTAAACCCCAACTTGCCTGGATTACTGGATACAAAGTCGAGGTTCGCGACAAAAGTGATAATGAGGTAGATATTTCGGGAACATACTTATGTCATAACAATCTCGACTATAATCCAGATGCTTTATACAAACATTGGAATTTACCTGATATGATAGACGTTCTATCCGGACGAATTGTTACCCTGGGTCCCGGTTACAATTCTATAGAATTTCCTAATGGATTTGGAATGCCTATTATGACGAATCAACAAATAAAAATTGCTGCACAACCTCTTAATTTAAATGACAAAAACATAGATAAACAACTCATTCAAAAATCATTCTTGAATTATTCCTTACATAATAAAGACAGTAAGCTTAAGCCGCTGTTCGGTGCATCAGCCTACATTAATAGACCTATAAAAGGAAACGATTTCGATGAGGTTAAATACAAAGATTGTAGACCTGCTATAAATGCAAACAAATTAAGTCATGCAACTAATGGCAATGTCACTTCCCAT harbors:
- a CDS encoding acyl-CoA dehydrogenase, producing YISNFKKAILMVAGSAAQTLMMELPNEQEILMNIADMIIDTYIAESMQLRVEKMVQQKSEYECALHIDMLRTYINDTADRINKNGREALNSFASGDEQRVMLMGIKRFTKVAPFNAKDARRRVTEKLTGKNKYCF
- a CDS encoding PQQ-binding-like beta-propeller repeat protein gives rise to the protein MFQKLSKYALAIGCVSIMASALIIQGCSSYKGGAKGKDEEANSSKNTIYRGNEGRTGEYDSVIPKKLKGLNWQFKAEGRIATSPTVSNGVIYFGSQDNNLYAVDIVTTKVIWKFPTAGKVNSSPTVANGVIYFGSLDSYLYAVEIKKGKLKWKFKSGAGIISSPVVSDEMVYFGSLDNNMYSVDEKTGDINWFYKTNGIIGIGSSPAVSNGLLYFGASDNYFHALNMKTGKRVWRYEIGDLTASTPAVSNGSVYFASYNHILYSLESMTGEVQWKFETDDIVLSSPSTTGNTVFIGSFDNHLYAVDRTTGKMIWKNKTAGDIEASPSIAGDVIVYQDSRSNVYAANVSDGEVLWNYETIGTAVSTAAISDTCIYIGCNESFLYSLK
- a CDS encoding O-methyltransferase, producing MNFLDPAIENFAKKFTTEESTLLKKINRDTHAKILRPRMLSGHLQGQALAMFSSMIKPKSILEIGTYTGYSAICLVEGLQENGVLHTIESNEELESVFTKYFKEANLQDMIKSYIGTALDIIPTIKGQFDLIFIDADKSNYSNYFNITIDKLNVGGYIIADNVLWSGKVISPKDELDSETLAIVNFCELVANDSRMEQVLFPIRDGLLVCRKISD